The segment TAATGGTATACCATAGGTCGATAACTATCCTATTGATTGGGCTTTCAGATCATCATTAACTTCATTAAGGGTAATAAAGGTCAACATCTTTTCTTGTTGAGTAGGGCAAGATAATTAGAATGCACATGTAAGGCAAAATatagtcaaataaaaaattaattctcactacttcaaacttatcttaacatttttcaaaatttacaaaaataaatatatatatatatatatatatatatatatatatatatgtttgatcatttataataaaaaaaacatatttttacaaaatctcCTTACTTGAGTTCAATAATCCCAAAGGAACAAAGTTGTAGAAATTTCATATGAATCACTTAAGATACTTAAATGAATCCTTCAAACTAAAGttctaataaatattatttgtgatatcccatattAGATAAAGGAAAAAGTTCCTTGAACAATATATGTATGAGTTCTTATTAATCTTGTTGTGGATCCCATATTTTCTtttcgatgcgttcccacttggTTGGCAAGACTCTCTTTTCAtgtatttggtgaaaaatacgatttttagaaaagacttggagtctccacgtacttttatttatttttaaagggaaaaacaagtaagaataaaaCCCCTAAAAGaactcttgatttttttttttttggaaaagctaTCTACGAAAAACCTGAGTTTGGATCTGgggattaggttacttattgggaaggtacagtaaaaaccatagcacccctctaagcccttaaaaaatgggtttctactaaataaggtgaagcagaCATGACAGTTAACtaggagatcaatggataccaaaataatcatagttcaaaaataagtcatgataatgaaataattaacgaagtgagagtgagagtaTACTTTAGTAGTAGGTAATAAAGCACTATCATGAAAACAATGTTGGTGTACAATgacaagtgtaaaaaaaaaaacaatgttagTGTACAATGACAAGTATAAAAAAATCTCacacaaaaccaaatcaaaatcaaacaaaatcaacCATACAatttacttgaattatttttaaaagaaatgttataaatgttgggctcccaccaaagcccaatttattttgatatgaattaattttcataaattccatcattttggaattatgaaaacttattcatttgtatatttaaaaaaattgaaaatgagagttttgaaaattaaatttgagaattggaatttcggaaaattaaatttcgcaaattggaattttggggaatttagaaaattatttgagaacggtattttaaataattaaatttggaattttggaatttcggaaaattatttgaaaattgtttaaaaaaaggagaataaaaattaaatttggaaattacaatttttgaaaattgaattaaaattttcataaactaaatttaaaattaaattttgaaaaattattttgaaaatggatgctttgaaaattaaatttgagaattaagattttagaaaattatttgaaaacggaaatttggaaaattaaatttgagaatggaattaaatttggaaatttgaactttagaaaattgtttaaagattggaatctttaaaaattaaattaggaaattggaattttgaaaaattatttgagaattgaagaaattaaaaaaaaaaattaattttttaacattaaaagaagaaaaaaaaattaataggatGACAAGTGGCTCCTGTGGTGTATTGGAGGGTGACCAATTGCCAATAGGATGACACAATGTTTCAAGTCAAGGAAAGTTTGCAATTATGATCAAAAGTGACTAAATATCAAAAGCCaaggaaatattattaaaagggTAGAATATCGATTCAccaaaataaactccaaataggTATCAAGAAAGGTTAtctcaccaaaataaaaattaagtaacaTCTTTAACATGTCTAGATTAACATCCAATAGGCCAAGTTAATCGATTATACTCCAatcaataacaaatttattcacaaaggGGTTACTTCACAGAAAAAAAAGTTAGCAAATGATTAGAATAGAAGACCGTACAAAACAAAGATATGTTACTCTCTTGCAtacatttaattcattttaggaataaaatgtACATAAAAATTGATATTGCAATAGACTACTGttattaaaatcaacaattCACACAATTCACACATACTAGCTGGAATCATGTTGGACTCAATTAAATTGGCTTTAAGAATTCCAATGGGAACAGTTATAATGGCAGCATCTGCAACAAAGTTCCTTTCACCCTCAACAGTGACCACCACCTTTTTACACCCATATGATATATTTGTAACCCTATGATTCAAATGTATATCGAGATCTTTAGAGAGGGTCTTTATTATTGGGTCGTAACCTTGTATCATAAGTCTCTGACCACCAGAAAGTATATGCTCCTGATCCCAACTTTTCAGTGATATCTTATCTGCATCAACAACAAACCAAGACTCCATTCTACAAATATACCATTGCAACACTTCATTGGAAAGCCCTTCTTGTCTCGACTCTGGGTGCCTATCCAGCACAATAGAAATTGCTTGTAGAACAGATATATCATCACAATGTTCAATCCTTACATTCTCTGTCTCTTTCAGAATTTTCTTAAATGTCTCTCCAACTTCGATAACCATCTTCTGAGGAACTTGATGACCATCCATATCAAAAAGTGTGCAACTTTCCAAATCATGGTCATACAACACAGAATCATCCCCACTAGTATGGTATAATGTAAGGCCCAGACGACATATCAATGGAGCTAAGGGATTCTCATTGCAAGCACCATGAAGCCATGATGCTCCCATATATACTGGACAACCAAGTGAGTAATCAGTATGAATGCGGCCACCAAGTCTATCCCGTGATTCCAACAAGACCACCTGAAAAGATGCATTATGAAGAGTATAGGCAGCAACTATCCCTGAAATACCACCACCAATCACAATGACTGAAGGGATTGAAGAGAGTGGCCTACGTCGCCTCTCAATGAATGAGACAAAAGCTACTTGAAGAGATtgtttggaatccatggaaacgAGTACTTATGAAATTAAGGTTGTAtatgtagggacccatccctgatgaTACGTGGCACACGTCCCCTGACGATACGTGGCACATAATCCTATCCGGAGTATCCACATCCGAATTtccccaagagtacacgtggcgcgctctCCTATCCGGACCCCCTGAAATAAAGAGCACACGGAACTCACAAAAcatcctatccggaccaccgccattactcatccgacgacctttcatattctatcCGGATATGGTCATCTGGATCACCAACCAAACCAAGCATGCCTCgctacgtcattctgacatctTGTCACAATCCATGTTCCGATgcctgcagagtgaaaagacagaagtgacagcaagtcacttcccacgatctctgacagccgttcgtaggatgaggatgtccctgccaccacctactggcatcatggtaaaccaaaaagccttccatcatttatggaggagagagaattcctaaatgctatatatatgaaccttcgcgcAAAGAGGAGGGTAAGCTTttcaatacctagtaaaaggccaactgtgccaactgcttttatctctctttccatggctgacaaaaccatcggagggtgtgtccggacatccCGTCCGGACGCCTTTTTGTAGGAACAGCTGAATCAGGAATttatattggttgagatcgtTCGTCCATCCATTTTgcaactacgtggatcattgggaatacgaggcctcaacattggcgccgttTGTGGGAACCTTTTTCGCTGATTCAGTAACCAGCAAAAATGGCCACGCCTTCCCAAAGCCGTTCATCTGGTAGAAGAGAGGAAGATAATTCTGAATGGCGCCAAGCCATCGAAAGAAGGCAGTTAGCAAGCGAGCGACAACTACAAACTCTCCTCTAGGAGACGACAAggttaagagaagaaaatgcaatATTACGTATCCAGGCATCGTCAACGGGACCTCCCCGTCGTCAGCACTCTAGAGGCCAAGTAGCCAACTCAAGGCTTCATCCGGAGTCGATTTACCCTGGAACAGCGGGAGTAATCCCTGAAACACGCAGCGTTAGGCCGCATGAGCCACACACACCCATGCCTCGAGCTCCCCGTGAAGAGAGCTCAGATTCCACCCATTTCTTGTCAAAAAGACAGCGTGATAGAAGATCCCAGTTGTCGGGCGCCATGCGTGCGAGACTGGGCCCCCAGCAACTTGGCAGGCCCAAGCCACCAATAGCCACTACAGGGGGAGTGCACCACGATCCTACGGTCACCCCCATACCACAGAACGTTCTCTCGCACCGTGACCCCTTGGTCACCCCCATGGTG is part of the Vitis riparia cultivar Riparia Gloire de Montpellier isolate 1030 chromosome 17, EGFV_Vit.rip_1.0, whole genome shotgun sequence genome and harbors:
- the LOC117904754 gene encoding polyamine oxidase 5-like; the protein is MDSKQSLQVAFVSFIERRRRPLSSIPSVIVIGGGISGIVAAYTLHNASFQVVLLESRDRLGGRIHTDYSLGCPVYMGASWLHGACNENPLAPLICRLGLTLYHTSGDDSVLYDHDLESCTLFDMDGHQVPQKMVIEVGETFKKILKETENVRIEHCDDISVLQAISIVLDRHPESRQEGLSNEVLQWYICRMESWFVVDADKISLKSWDQEHILSGGQRLMIQGYDPIIKTLSKDLDIHLNHRVTNISYGCKKVVVTVEGERNFVADAAIITVPIGILKANLIESNMIPASTFDYGKK